aaattcAAATATCGTCAATACACAGTAAATTACAAAGGAAAAATCTAAGAAAAATCTAAAGCCATCCGACGAGGATTCATATCTTGAAAACGCCTAATAACATCATCATCACTCACTTGTGAAAAAAAATCTCTCTCAATATAAGTCACTAAACAATTATCTAATAGTTCATCGCTCATACTATTTCGCAAATAATTCTTCACATACTTCATGGAGGAGAAAACTCTTTCCACACTTGCTGTTGCCACCGGAAGTATCAATACAAGCTTCAATAACAAATAAACACGTGAATATGAAATATGTTTCTTTGTCTCAACAAGAAAAATTAAAAGCTCACCAAGGCTCTTGATAAGATGAAATCTTGAATCCCTTAGCATATCACTTTCAAAAATATCAAGTTCAAACTCAAGTAGTGTTATCTCGGTATCATTAAACTCATTAGGATAGAACTTTGCAAGTCTAACCAATTTGTCCTTATTGAAAGAAGCAAAAACATCGGCGGGACTAAAACAAGCCATACACATTAGCATCTCCATGCTTCTCACATCAAATCGGCTATTTAGTTCATGGACTTGTTTATCCAAAACACCTATAAACATGTCAATTCGAACTCGTTGTAGGTTAAGCTCGTTGACAAGACGACGTCTTGATCTTCCCGGAGGAGCATAAAAATCATCCATATTTGGGATTTCAATATTATGTTTTGCACAAAAGTTAGAAACCGTTTGAAGAAAATTGATCCCATCCATCATTCCTAAACTTTATCAAATGCTCCTTAGTTAAATCAAGAATAGTCATGGCATTAACAATGTCTTGATCTTTTCTTTGTAATGCTTCACACAAAGAATTAGTGTATCCATACACCACTTTCATCAAATGTAACATGAAAACAAACTCAAAAGATTCAAGGTGATCTATCCCAATTTCGGCTTTAGCACGATCATCAACGGATTTAGCCCCTTTACTAATTATCTCAAAAACCCTAATAAGTGTGCCATATAAAGACATGACTCTCACAATTGATTTAAAATGAGACCCCCACCGAGTCTCCCCCGGTCTACTTAAACCAAGTTCTTGATTCAATCCCTTACCACTTTCAATTTCACCCGATGCTAAGGCCTCCAAAACCTTATCCGCTTGAATATCCCTAACCATCTCCAAACGTTTACAAGAATATCCAATATTATTAAGCACAATTCCAAGATGTTGGAAAAATTTGGCACAATCTTTGTTTTCTTTAGCCACCGCCACTAATGTCAATTGAAGTTGGTGCGCAAAACAATGAACATAATATGCACATGGATTGTCACTCATTATCAAACTTTTCAAACCATTAAGCTCACCTCTCATGTTACTAGCTCCATCATAGCCTTGACCACGGATGTTTGACATACTCAATGAGTGGCCATCAAGTAGTTTCTTTATTTTCTCAAAAAGTGTCAAACTAGTTGTATTTTTCACATCCACAATCCcaagaaatctttcacaaagttTTACCATCTTTATTAACATAACACAAACAAATAGCTAATTCTTCCTTATGAGACACGTCACTAGACTCATCGGCTAATAGACCAAAGTAATCACCATTTAGATCCTCAGTGATAAGCTTAGTAGTCTCATGGGCACAACATTTAATTAATTCTTTTTGAATGGTTGGGCAAGTAACTTGGTGATTTTCCGGAGACTTAGCAAAAACAACTTTAGCAACACTTTCACTATTTTGAACAAGCCAATCCAAAAGTTCAAGAAAATTACCCTTATTACTTGACTTTGCTTTTTCATTATGCCCCCTAAATGCTAGTCCTTGCCTCAAAAGAAATCTTAAACAAGAAACAGAGCGTAACAAACGACATTTATAGAGACTCTTAGCTTCATCACTTACTTTTTCAACTATCTCTATTATTGATACTTTCTTATTAATGAAAGACTCATATTTTTGTTTAGCTACTTTGTGAGAACTACTAGTACCTTTCCCAACATGTTTTTTAAATCTATCCAACGCATTTTTCCAATTCTTAAACCCTCCAATCTCAAACACATTTGCTTTCGGGATACTTGAAGGCTCTTTGAACAAGTAACAACAAAAGCAAAATGCCGCATTATTTTTCTCACTATATTCTAGCCAATCATACTTATCATACCAAAGAACTTGGAAGCGACGCATTTTATTACCTTGGAAAGTTTGAGGAAATTCACCATTTGGTCTAGGTCTACAAGGACCTTTTCCGATATATATCCTTCTCAAGGCATCTCGATCATTAACCAGGTAAGATGATATTGGCTTACGATTTCCCGGATCATGTGGAGGATCAAGAGGGAGAACATTGTACTCTTCACTTTGATTACCCTCTTGAGTTGGTGAGTTACCCTCATGCTCACTTTGATTGCCCTCTTGAATTGATGGATTATCGGATTCCCCGTCACTAATTTGCTCATCATTAATTTGCTCATCATTAATTTGCTCTTCTTGATTAGGGAGATTTTGAGGTTCTAATGACAACGGAGAAGAGGACGATGTAGTTATTTGTGACTTCCGACTCCACAAGTATTGTAAGCTATTCATTTTCGTTGATTCAAtctacaaacaatgaaacaaataACAAATTCTAAGCAGTGTACTGTTTTGATATGTACTCCGTAGGTCATTAAGCACTTGTATTTCCTTGGTTTCTTTCATAGCAATGCCAATCAGAAGCTAATCGCAACTTCAGTATATATCAAATTCAATTGTCAACCATTTATAGTCACTAACTCACAAATTTGGGATCTAGGGTTTGGGGAACAACTTAATCAAACTAATAAGAACAAATTAATTGAATTTGGAGAACAAATtaatcaaaactaataactaataagaacaaattaatcgaattaatcaacaatcaacaacaaattaatcaataAGAAGTAAGAACTGAGAACACATACCTGGCTCACTGTACCGCGACGCCGCGATGGGGGATGGTCAGTCGGTGACCGGTGACGGCAGGAGGAAATACCAGGCCGGCGGCTGGCGGCAGGACGGCAGATGTGTGGTGTGGACAGTGGGTTGTGCCTATCGTCAGTGAGAAATTGGTTTTGCGTTCTATTTTGTGGTTTTCTGATTGTGTGGTTTGTATTGTGTTTatcgtcctttttttttttttttttttttttttttttttttttggtcacgTGAGGGCACATGCCCTCACTCCCCCCCTCAAATACGCCCCTGGTGCCGGCGTGCTGCTGAACTCTGAGTGGTTTCGGTGGTGGTCCGAGTGGCCAGAGATGAATCAGTGGGTGGTGGGAGTGGGGTGGGTTTAGTGAATTTCGGAATGACGATGCGATCAGGTGGTGATCTGAAATGGGCTTCGTCATCAGGTTTTGTGTTTCGGTTTTGAGAGTTCGAACTTGTTGTTGGCGGCTTTAATGGTGGTTTTATGACTGGTTTTTGCAGGTTATAAATGCGAACTCAAGGAGAAGGCGGAGGAGTGGGATTTGATGTCGGGTCTGATCGTTGCTTGCGGTGGTGCACCGATATGA
The Silene latifolia isolate original U9 population chromosome 11, ASM4854445v1, whole genome shotgun sequence genome window above contains:
- the LOC141613918 gene encoding uncharacterized protein LOC141613918 — protein: MSNIRGQGYDGASNMRGELNGLKSLIMSDNPCAYYVHCFAHQLQLTLVAVAKENKDCAKFFQHLGIVLNNIGYSCKRLEMVRDIQADKVLEALASGEIESGKGLNQELGLSRPGETRWGSHFKSIVRVMSLYGTLIRVFEIISKGAKSVDDRAKAEIGIDHLESFEFVFMLHLMKVVYGYTNSLCEALQRKDQDIVNAMTILDLTKEHLIKFRNDGWDQFSSNGF
- the LOC141613919 gene encoding uncharacterized protein LOC141613919, giving the protein MNSLQYLWSRKSQITTSSSSPLSLEPQNLPNQEEQINDEQINDEQISDGESDNPSIQEGNQSEHEGNSPTQEGNQSEEYNVLPLDPPHDPGNRKPISSYLVNDRDALRRIYIGKGPCRPRPNGEFPQTFQGNKMRRFQVLWYDKYDWLEYSEKNNAAFCFCCYLFKEPSSIPKANVFEIGGFKNWKNALDRFKKHVGKGTSSSHKVAKQKYESFINKKVSIIEIVEKVSDEAKSLYKCRLLRSVSCLRFLLRQGLAFRGHNEKAKSSNKGNFLELLDWLVQNSESVAKVVFAKSPENHQVTCPTIQKELIKCCAHETTKLITEDLNGDYFGLLADESSDVSHKEELAICLCYVNKDGKTL
- the LOC141613917 gene encoding uncharacterized protein LOC141613917, with translation MDDFYAPPGRSRRRLVNELNLQRVRIDMFIGVLDKQVHELNSRFDVRSMEMLMCMACFSPADVFASFNKDKLVRLAKFYPNEFNDTEITLLEFELDIFESDMLRDSRFHLIKSLGELLIFLVETKKHISYSRVYLLLKLVLILPVATASVERVFSSMKYVKNYLRNSMSDELLDNCLVTYIERDFFSQVSDDDVIRRFQDMNPRRMALDFS